The genomic region TTTTTTAATTCCTGTTTTTATGATTTTTCTTTTAAATAGGCTAGAGATTCCATATGGTGCAAGTATAGCAGCAGGTATTTTTATAATCGCTGCAATCACAGACGCTTTAGATGGATATATAGCTAGAAAAAAGAATCAAATAACTACACTAGGTAAGTTTATGGATCCATTGGCTGATAAACTTTTAGTTTCTTCTGCTTTAATTTCATTAGTTCAAATGGGTAAGATTTCTGTTATAGCTGTAGTAATTATTATTGCCCGTGAATTTACTATTAGTATTCTAAGGGCAGTTGCAGCATCAGAAGGTATAGTGATTTCTGCAAGCTGGTGGGGAAAGGGAAAAACTATTACTCAAATAGTTGCTATAGTTGCATTACTAATTAATAACTTCCCATTTTCTTATATTAACTTTCCGTTTGACATAATAATGACATGGGTAGCTGTACTATTTACAGTTGTTTCAGGTGTAGACTATATAAGAATTAATAAACATATTTTACGAGGATAAATTATACTTGCCTATATCCCATCTTTGACAGTTAATAAAGAAAAAAAGCTTGTAACCTGTTATAAATAGTAGGTTACAAGCTTTATATATTTGTCCAAAAAGTGCGTAATTTTTTTATCTTTTCGTATCTTTAAAAATATTTTTCATATGTGTGTTTTTTATTATTTGATAATCCGTTCTGAAGCCAAAAGCCTCATGAAGTGCATCTGTAAAATCTGTGCGTGTGTAAGTTGGAATATAGCCATCGCCAAGGATTTCATAAAAATTCATACCCCTTAACTCTCGTATGATTTCAGTACAGGTGAACTTGTTATCTAAGTGTTTTTCAAGATATCTATAAAGCACCATTGCCAAGAAACAAGTTGTAAAGTGTGCTTCTATACGATCATCTCTTGTTAAGTACACTGGTCTTGCCTTAAATTCACTTTTCATAATTCTAAAGCATTCTTCAATCTCCCAACGTTTATGATTAACTTTAATAATTTCAGAAGCTTCATCTTCTAAATTTGTGCATACAAAGATAAAAACCATCATATGCCTCTTCTTTTGATATAATATCTGAATCCAGTCGATAGAGGTCCTTTTCTGCCACCTCACCATCTGATGTAACGCTTGTTTTTCCTATAAATCTTTTGTAATCGTTCTGATTACACTTGTTGAGTTTTGATGGATTGTTTTCTATTACCTTAACAAAGACGCTCAATTTGTTTATTTCGAATTTTTCTTTGATAGTCTCTATATTTAATTGAATAAGTTACAATTAGCTTTTGTTCCAAACCATTTTCTTTAATCCATCGCTCTTTATAAAAAGTAATATCTGCAAAATTGTCTTCTTCAATATCAGAGATATCGAAAACCTTACTACTACCACTTAAACTCCATCCTTCGCTAGAAAGTGCCCATTCTTTAAGATGTTTTTAAGTTTTTGATTGACTGAGTGGTTATAAAAGCACGTCCACCTTGATCATTAAATTTCCTATTGTCATTTGACGCTAGTCCAAAGATCTGTGCATACGACAAACTTTGAGAGTTTGAAATCATTAAGTATCTTCTGTTCTAAAGGCTTTAAAGTGAGTTTGTTCATTAGTATTACCTTTAGTAATGCTAAATGCTAGTGGAATACCATCCCCATCCATAAAAAGACCCATTTGTACGATAGGATTAGGTTTGTGTTCCTTTGAATACCCATACTGTTTTAAGCCTTGCTCTTGCTCAATCTCAAAGAAGTAATTCGTACAGTCATAATAAAGAATTCCTGAATTACGCTTAGAAAGTTTATAACTATTATTATAAAGCTCCGATTGAATATAATCAGTTTCCTTAGAAATAACTTCAAGTGCTCTATAAATATGTTGAATATCAAAATCAG from Serpentinicella alkaliphila harbors:
- the pgsA gene encoding CDP-diacylglycerol--glycerol-3-phosphate 3-phosphatidyltransferase, whose translation is MNLANKLTVLRIFLIPVFMIFLLNRLEIPYGASIAAGIFIIAAITDALDGYIARKKNQITTLGKFMDPLADKLLVSSALISLVQMGKISVIAVVIIIAREFTISILRAVAASEGIVISASWWGKGKTITQIVAIVALLINNFPFSYINFPFDIIMTWVAVLFTVVSGVDYIRINKHILRG